The segment ACTCCGCGACCATCATGATCAGACTATCCAACCTCACTTTACAGCGTGGTCCTCAGCGCTTGCTAGATGGCGCCGAGATGACCCTGCACACCGGTCACAAGGCCGGCCTCATCGGTGCCAACGGTGCCGGCAAATCCAGCTTGTTCGCCTTGCTGCGCGGTGAGTTGTCGCCCGATGGCGGTGATTGCCACCTGCCGGCAGACTGGCGGATCGCACACATGCGCCAGGAGGTCGATACCCTTGACCGGGTGGCCGTGGACTATGTGCTCGACGGCGATGTGCGATTGCGCAGGGTGCAGGCTGCGTTGGCAGAGGCCGAACAGGCCCATGACGGTACGGCACTGGCCCGGCTGCATAGTGAGTTGGACAGTGCTGACGGTTATACCGCCGATGCGCGAGCGCGCAAGCTGCTGGCGGGGCTGGGCTTTACCAACGAGCAGATGGACCGCCGCGTCGGCGACTTCTCCGGTGGGTGGCGGATGCGCCTGAACTTGGCCCAGGCATTGATGTGCCCCTCCGACCTGTTATTGCTCGACGAGCCGACCAACCACTTGGATCTGGACGCCATCCTCTGGCTGGAAGACTGGCTCAAGGGCTACCCGGGCACGCTGTTGTTGATCTCCCATGACAGGGATTTCCTTGATGCCGTGGTCGATCACGTGCTGCATGTCGAACAACGCAAGCTTAACCTTTACAAGGGCGGCTACAGTGCCTTCGAGCGCACCCGTGCCGAACGCCTGGCCCAACAGCAGCAGGCCTACGAGAAGCAGCAGGCGCAGCGCGCGCACATGGAAAAATACATTGCGCGCTTCAAGGCCCAGGCCACCAAGGCGCGTCAGGCACAGAGCCGCATAAAGGCCCTGGAGCGCATGGAGGAGCTGTCAGCTGCTCACGTGGATTCGCCGTTCGATTTCGTGTTCCGCGAGTCGCAGAAAATCTCCAGCCCCCTGTTGAGCTTGTCCGAAGGGCGACTGGGTTACGGCGACAAGGCCATCCTCGAGAAGGTGAAGCTGCAGCTGGTGCCAGGTGCACGCATTGGCCTGCTAGGCCCCAACGGCGCAGGCAAGTCCACCTTGATCAAGAATCTTGCCGGTGAGCTTGAGCCGCTGTCCGGGCGCCTGGTGCGAGGTGAAAACCTCGCCGTCGGCTATTTTGCCCAGCATCAGCTCGACTCGTTGGACGACAAGGCCAGCCCCTTGCTGCACCTGCAGCGCATTGCCCCAACCGAGCGCGAGCAAACGCTGCGCGATTTCCTCGGTGGTTTCGATTTTCATGGCGACCGCGTAGACGAGCCGGTCGTGAATTTCTCAGGTGGCGAAAAGGCACGGCTTGCGCTGTCGCTCATCGCCTGGGAGCGGCCGAACCTGCTGCTGCTTGACGAACCCACCAACCACCTGGACCTGGAAATGCGGCTGGCCCTGACCATGGCCTTGCAGGAGTTTGCAGGGGCAGTGGTAGTGGTGTCCCACGACCGGCACCTGCTCAAAAGCACCACTGATGACTTCTTGCTGGTCGCCGATGGCAAGGTCGAACCCTTCGACGGGGACCTCGATGACTATAGCCGCTGGCTCGTGGACTATCGTCAGCGCAACGCGCCGGTCAGTAGCGCGGTAACCAACCCCGACAAGACCGACAAGAAGGCCATGCGCCAAGCTGCGGCAGCATTGCGCCAACAATTGGCGCCACACAAGAAGACCGCTGACAAGCTTGAAGCTGAACTCAACCAGGTGCATGCACAGTTGGCCGAGATCGAGGCTGCGTTGGGTGATGGTGGTCTCTACGAAGCGGCGCGCAAGGAAGAGCTGCGTGAATTGCTGGCCCGGCAAACTGCGCTGAAGCAACGTGAAGGTGACCTCGAAGACGCTTGGATGCAGGCATTGGAAACGCTTGAAGCCATGCAGGCCGAACTCGAAGCGCTCAGCTGACGCGCGCTCTGCGAGCTTTGCTACCGGCCTCCCGGAAGCAGAGCTGCAGAATCGTTCAAATTGCGCTGGTCATTTTTTCATCGGCACCTTAGCTTAATGTTTTGAAACATGTGCATGAGCGAGGTGTGGGATGTCGATGGAAGTGTGGTTGGGCTTTTTTGCCGCCTGCTGGGTAATCAGTCTGTCTCCCGGCGCGGGCGCTATCGCCTCGATGTCCAGCGGGCTGCAGTACGGGTTCTGGCGCGGTTACTGGAATGCGCTGGGCTTGCAGATTGGCCTGGTGATGCAGATCGCAATCATTGCTGCAGGTGTCGGAGCCATCCTGGCTGCCTCGGCCACCGCCTTCCATGTAATCAAATGGTTCGGCGTCGCCTACTTGGTATACCTGGCCTATAAGCAATGGCGCGCCTTGCCCATGGACATGAGCGATGAATCCGGTATACGACCCATCGGCAAACCGCTGAGCCTGGTGTTCCGAGGTTTTCTGGTG is part of the Pseudomonas parafulva genome and harbors:
- a CDS encoding LysE family transporter is translated as MSMEVWLGFFAACWVISLSPGAGAIASMSSGLQYGFWRGYWNALGLQIGLVMQIAIIAAGVGAILAASATAFHVIKWFGVAYLVYLAYKQWRALPMDMSDESGIRPIGKPLSLVFRGFLVNVSNPKALVFMLAVLPQFINPHAPLLPQYIAIAATMVAVDMLVMAGYTGLAARVLRVLRTPRQQKRLNRTFAGLFIGAATFLATLRRAPL
- a CDS encoding ATP-binding cassette domain-containing protein, with the translated sequence MIRLSNLTLQRGPQRLLDGAEMTLHTGHKAGLIGANGAGKSSLFALLRGELSPDGGDCHLPADWRIAHMRQEVDTLDRVAVDYVLDGDVRLRRVQAALAEAEQAHDGTALARLHSELDSADGYTADARARKLLAGLGFTNEQMDRRVGDFSGGWRMRLNLAQALMCPSDLLLLDEPTNHLDLDAILWLEDWLKGYPGTLLLISHDRDFLDAVVDHVLHVEQRKLNLYKGGYSAFERTRAERLAQQQQAYEKQQAQRAHMEKYIARFKAQATKARQAQSRIKALERMEELSAAHVDSPFDFVFRESQKISSPLLSLSEGRLGYGDKAILEKVKLQLVPGARIGLLGPNGAGKSTLIKNLAGELEPLSGRLVRGENLAVGYFAQHQLDSLDDKASPLLHLQRIAPTEREQTLRDFLGGFDFHGDRVDEPVVNFSGGEKARLALSLIAWERPNLLLLDEPTNHLDLEMRLALTMALQEFAGAVVVVSHDRHLLKSTTDDFLLVADGKVEPFDGDLDDYSRWLVDYRQRNAPVSSAVTNPDKTDKKAMRQAAAALRQQLAPHKKTADKLEAELNQVHAQLAEIEAALGDGGLYEAARKEELRELLARQTALKQREGDLEDAWMQALETLEAMQAELEALS